The following are from one region of the Salvia hispanica cultivar TCC Black 2014 chromosome 1, UniMelb_Shisp_WGS_1.0, whole genome shotgun sequence genome:
- the LOC125201733 gene encoding O-fucosyltransferase 39-like isoform X1 → MGQPSLSQTDTNRGGAMAAALVLLLPFLFPSIFTPLSHAFPSLLSEWNAPKPRHSRLLKSALQCQCSDRQLADLWMPLPQQPLKRCVRSDSTSTALPEKSQGYIQVFLDGGLNQQRMGICDAVAVAKILNATLIIPYLEVNPVWQDSSTFMDIYDVDHFISVLKDDISIVRELPDEYFWSTREYYATAIRATRIKTAPVHASANWYLDNVSPILLSYGIAAIAPFSHRLAFDNMPEEIQRLRCKVNFQALVFVPHIISLGDSLVSRLRNSRSSSDEDGTNHLQKVTDAKGWQGTGKLVVLHLRFDKDMAAHSACDFGGGKAEKLALAKYRQVIWQGRVLNSQFTDEELRSRGRCPLTPEEIGLLLAALGFDNSTRLYLASHKVYGGEARISTLRSLFPLMEDKKSLASSEERAQIKGKASLLAAVDYYVSMHSDVFISASPGNMHNAIVGHRTYENKKTIRPNMALLGQLFLNKSLTWPEFEEAVIGGHKNRQGQLRLRKPTQSIYTYPAPDCMCNA, encoded by the exons ATGGGGCAGCCCTCCCTTTCTCAAACTGATACCAATAGAGGAGGAGCTATGGCTGCTGCTCTTGTTCTGCTGCTGCCCTTTCTTTTTCCGAGCATATTCACCCCTTTGAGCCACGCCTTTCCCTCTCTTCTCTCG GAGTGGAATGCTCCTAAACCTAGACACTCTCGCTTGCTTAAGAGTGCTTTGCAGTGCCAATGT TCCGATAGACAACTGGCCGACCTATGGATGCCGCTGCCTCAACAACCACTGAAACGTTGTGTCCGGTCAGACAGTACCTCCA CAGCATTGCCAGAGAAATCTCAGGGATATATTCAGGTGTTTCTAGATGGAGGACTAAATCAACAAAGAATGGGA ATTTGTGATGCAGTTGCTGTTGCCAAAATTTTGAATGCAACTCTAATAATTCCATATCTTGAAGTAAATCCTGTCTGGCAAGATTCGAG TACATTCATGGACATATATGATGTGGATCACTTCATTAGCGTGCTGAAAGATGACATATCTATTGTTAGAGAGTTACCTGATGAATATTTTTGGAGCACACGGGAGTATTATGCTACAGCCATTCGAGCTACCAGAATTAAAACAGCACCTGTTCATGCTTCAGCAAACTGGTATCTGGACAATGTTTCACCCATCTTGCTGAG TTATGGAATCGCTGCAATTGCACCATTTTCTCACCGTCTGGCTTTCGACAATATGCCTGAGGAGATCCAACGCCTACGATGCAAAGTCAACTTTCAGGCTTTGGTTTTTGTTCCTCATATCATATCTCTTGGGGATTCTCTTGTGAGTCGTCTCAGAAACTCTCGTAGTTCAAGTGATGAAGACGGCACCAACCACCTACAGAAAGTTACCGATGCTAAGGGATGGCAAGGGACTGGAAAGCTTGTCGTTCTCCATCTTCGTTTTGACAAG GACATGGCTGCCCACTCGGCATGCGACTTTGGTGGAGGCAAGGCTGAGAAGTTGGCTCTGGCCAAGTACCGGCAGGTTATTTGGCAGGGAAGGGTGTTAAATTCTCAATTCACCGATGAGGAGTTAAGGAGTCGAGGGCGGTGCCCATTGACTCCGGAAGAGATTGGATTACTGCTGGCAGCTTTGGGATTCGACAACAGTACTCGCTTGTATCTGGCTTCCCATAAG GTATACGGCGGGGAAGCTAGGATCTCAACGTTGCGGAGTTTGTTTCCTCTTATGGAAGACAAAAAGAGTCTGGCATCTTCAGAAGAAAGAGCTCAAATAAAAGGAAAGGCTTCATTATTAGCAGCAGTTGATTACTATGTCAGCATGCATAGTGATGTCTTCATTTCTGCTTCACCTGGAAATATGCATAATGCTATT GTAGGGCATCGAACATACGAAAACAAGAAGACAATAAGGCCTAACATGGCGCTGTTAGGCCAGCTTTTCTTGAACAAGAGCCTGACTTGGCCGGAGTTTGAAGAAGCTGTCATTGGAGGGCACAAGAACAGGCAAGGACAATTGAGACTACGCAAACCTACACAGTCCATATACACCTACCCTGCACCCGATTGCATGTGCAATGCTTGA
- the LOC125201733 gene encoding O-fucosyltransferase 39-like isoform X2: protein MGQPSLSQTDTNRGGAMAAALVLLLPFLFPSIFTPLSHAFPSLLSEWNAPKPRHSRLLKSALQCQCSDRQLADLWMPLPQQPLKRCVRSDSTSTLPEKSQGYIQVFLDGGLNQQRMGICDAVAVAKILNATLIIPYLEVNPVWQDSSTFMDIYDVDHFISVLKDDISIVRELPDEYFWSTREYYATAIRATRIKTAPVHASANWYLDNVSPILLSYGIAAIAPFSHRLAFDNMPEEIQRLRCKVNFQALVFVPHIISLGDSLVSRLRNSRSSSDEDGTNHLQKVTDAKGWQGTGKLVVLHLRFDKDMAAHSACDFGGGKAEKLALAKYRQVIWQGRVLNSQFTDEELRSRGRCPLTPEEIGLLLAALGFDNSTRLYLASHKVYGGEARISTLRSLFPLMEDKKSLASSEERAQIKGKASLLAAVDYYVSMHSDVFISASPGNMHNAIVGHRTYENKKTIRPNMALLGQLFLNKSLTWPEFEEAVIGGHKNRQGQLRLRKPTQSIYTYPAPDCMCNA, encoded by the exons ATGGGGCAGCCCTCCCTTTCTCAAACTGATACCAATAGAGGAGGAGCTATGGCTGCTGCTCTTGTTCTGCTGCTGCCCTTTCTTTTTCCGAGCATATTCACCCCTTTGAGCCACGCCTTTCCCTCTCTTCTCTCG GAGTGGAATGCTCCTAAACCTAGACACTCTCGCTTGCTTAAGAGTGCTTTGCAGTGCCAATGT TCCGATAGACAACTGGCCGACCTATGGATGCCGCTGCCTCAACAACCACTGAAACGTTGTGTCCGGTCAGACAGTACCTCCA CATTGCCAGAGAAATCTCAGGGATATATTCAGGTGTTTCTAGATGGAGGACTAAATCAACAAAGAATGGGA ATTTGTGATGCAGTTGCTGTTGCCAAAATTTTGAATGCAACTCTAATAATTCCATATCTTGAAGTAAATCCTGTCTGGCAAGATTCGAG TACATTCATGGACATATATGATGTGGATCACTTCATTAGCGTGCTGAAAGATGACATATCTATTGTTAGAGAGTTACCTGATGAATATTTTTGGAGCACACGGGAGTATTATGCTACAGCCATTCGAGCTACCAGAATTAAAACAGCACCTGTTCATGCTTCAGCAAACTGGTATCTGGACAATGTTTCACCCATCTTGCTGAG TTATGGAATCGCTGCAATTGCACCATTTTCTCACCGTCTGGCTTTCGACAATATGCCTGAGGAGATCCAACGCCTACGATGCAAAGTCAACTTTCAGGCTTTGGTTTTTGTTCCTCATATCATATCTCTTGGGGATTCTCTTGTGAGTCGTCTCAGAAACTCTCGTAGTTCAAGTGATGAAGACGGCACCAACCACCTACAGAAAGTTACCGATGCTAAGGGATGGCAAGGGACTGGAAAGCTTGTCGTTCTCCATCTTCGTTTTGACAAG GACATGGCTGCCCACTCGGCATGCGACTTTGGTGGAGGCAAGGCTGAGAAGTTGGCTCTGGCCAAGTACCGGCAGGTTATTTGGCAGGGAAGGGTGTTAAATTCTCAATTCACCGATGAGGAGTTAAGGAGTCGAGGGCGGTGCCCATTGACTCCGGAAGAGATTGGATTACTGCTGGCAGCTTTGGGATTCGACAACAGTACTCGCTTGTATCTGGCTTCCCATAAG GTATACGGCGGGGAAGCTAGGATCTCAACGTTGCGGAGTTTGTTTCCTCTTATGGAAGACAAAAAGAGTCTGGCATCTTCAGAAGAAAGAGCTCAAATAAAAGGAAAGGCTTCATTATTAGCAGCAGTTGATTACTATGTCAGCATGCATAGTGATGTCTTCATTTCTGCTTCACCTGGAAATATGCATAATGCTATT GTAGGGCATCGAACATACGAAAACAAGAAGACAATAAGGCCTAACATGGCGCTGTTAGGCCAGCTTTTCTTGAACAAGAGCCTGACTTGGCCGGAGTTTGAAGAAGCTGTCATTGGAGGGCACAAGAACAGGCAAGGACAATTGAGACTACGCAAACCTACACAGTCCATATACACCTACCCTGCACCCGATTGCATGTGCAATGCTTGA
- the LOC125201733 gene encoding O-fucosyltransferase 39-like isoform X3 produces MPLPQQPLKRCVRSDSTSTALPEKSQGYIQVFLDGGLNQQRMGICDAVAVAKILNATLIIPYLEVNPVWQDSSTFMDIYDVDHFISVLKDDISIVRELPDEYFWSTREYYATAIRATRIKTAPVHASANWYLDNVSPILLSYGIAAIAPFSHRLAFDNMPEEIQRLRCKVNFQALVFVPHIISLGDSLVSRLRNSRSSSDEDGTNHLQKVTDAKGWQGTGKLVVLHLRFDKDMAAHSACDFGGGKAEKLALAKYRQVIWQGRVLNSQFTDEELRSRGRCPLTPEEIGLLLAALGFDNSTRLYLASHKVYGGEARISTLRSLFPLMEDKKSLASSEERAQIKGKASLLAAVDYYVSMHSDVFISASPGNMHNAIVGHRTYENKKTIRPNMALLGQLFLNKSLTWPEFEEAVIGGHKNRQGQLRLRKPTQSIYTYPAPDCMCNA; encoded by the exons ATGCCGCTGCCTCAACAACCACTGAAACGTTGTGTCCGGTCAGACAGTACCTCCA CAGCATTGCCAGAGAAATCTCAGGGATATATTCAGGTGTTTCTAGATGGAGGACTAAATCAACAAAGAATGGGA ATTTGTGATGCAGTTGCTGTTGCCAAAATTTTGAATGCAACTCTAATAATTCCATATCTTGAAGTAAATCCTGTCTGGCAAGATTCGAG TACATTCATGGACATATATGATGTGGATCACTTCATTAGCGTGCTGAAAGATGACATATCTATTGTTAGAGAGTTACCTGATGAATATTTTTGGAGCACACGGGAGTATTATGCTACAGCCATTCGAGCTACCAGAATTAAAACAGCACCTGTTCATGCTTCAGCAAACTGGTATCTGGACAATGTTTCACCCATCTTGCTGAG TTATGGAATCGCTGCAATTGCACCATTTTCTCACCGTCTGGCTTTCGACAATATGCCTGAGGAGATCCAACGCCTACGATGCAAAGTCAACTTTCAGGCTTTGGTTTTTGTTCCTCATATCATATCTCTTGGGGATTCTCTTGTGAGTCGTCTCAGAAACTCTCGTAGTTCAAGTGATGAAGACGGCACCAACCACCTACAGAAAGTTACCGATGCTAAGGGATGGCAAGGGACTGGAAAGCTTGTCGTTCTCCATCTTCGTTTTGACAAG GACATGGCTGCCCACTCGGCATGCGACTTTGGTGGAGGCAAGGCTGAGAAGTTGGCTCTGGCCAAGTACCGGCAGGTTATTTGGCAGGGAAGGGTGTTAAATTCTCAATTCACCGATGAGGAGTTAAGGAGTCGAGGGCGGTGCCCATTGACTCCGGAAGAGATTGGATTACTGCTGGCAGCTTTGGGATTCGACAACAGTACTCGCTTGTATCTGGCTTCCCATAAG GTATACGGCGGGGAAGCTAGGATCTCAACGTTGCGGAGTTTGTTTCCTCTTATGGAAGACAAAAAGAGTCTGGCATCTTCAGAAGAAAGAGCTCAAATAAAAGGAAAGGCTTCATTATTAGCAGCAGTTGATTACTATGTCAGCATGCATAGTGATGTCTTCATTTCTGCTTCACCTGGAAATATGCATAATGCTATT GTAGGGCATCGAACATACGAAAACAAGAAGACAATAAGGCCTAACATGGCGCTGTTAGGCCAGCTTTTCTTGAACAAGAGCCTGACTTGGCCGGAGTTTGAAGAAGCTGTCATTGGAGGGCACAAGAACAGGCAAGGACAATTGAGACTACGCAAACCTACACAGTCCATATACACCTACCCTGCACCCGATTGCATGTGCAATGCTTGA
- the LOC125201733 gene encoding O-fucosyltransferase 39-like isoform X4 encodes MPLPQQPLKRCVRSDSTSTLPEKSQGYIQVFLDGGLNQQRMGICDAVAVAKILNATLIIPYLEVNPVWQDSSTFMDIYDVDHFISVLKDDISIVRELPDEYFWSTREYYATAIRATRIKTAPVHASANWYLDNVSPILLSYGIAAIAPFSHRLAFDNMPEEIQRLRCKVNFQALVFVPHIISLGDSLVSRLRNSRSSSDEDGTNHLQKVTDAKGWQGTGKLVVLHLRFDKDMAAHSACDFGGGKAEKLALAKYRQVIWQGRVLNSQFTDEELRSRGRCPLTPEEIGLLLAALGFDNSTRLYLASHKVYGGEARISTLRSLFPLMEDKKSLASSEERAQIKGKASLLAAVDYYVSMHSDVFISASPGNMHNAIVGHRTYENKKTIRPNMALLGQLFLNKSLTWPEFEEAVIGGHKNRQGQLRLRKPTQSIYTYPAPDCMCNA; translated from the exons ATGCCGCTGCCTCAACAACCACTGAAACGTTGTGTCCGGTCAGACAGTACCTCCA CATTGCCAGAGAAATCTCAGGGATATATTCAGGTGTTTCTAGATGGAGGACTAAATCAACAAAGAATGGGA ATTTGTGATGCAGTTGCTGTTGCCAAAATTTTGAATGCAACTCTAATAATTCCATATCTTGAAGTAAATCCTGTCTGGCAAGATTCGAG TACATTCATGGACATATATGATGTGGATCACTTCATTAGCGTGCTGAAAGATGACATATCTATTGTTAGAGAGTTACCTGATGAATATTTTTGGAGCACACGGGAGTATTATGCTACAGCCATTCGAGCTACCAGAATTAAAACAGCACCTGTTCATGCTTCAGCAAACTGGTATCTGGACAATGTTTCACCCATCTTGCTGAG TTATGGAATCGCTGCAATTGCACCATTTTCTCACCGTCTGGCTTTCGACAATATGCCTGAGGAGATCCAACGCCTACGATGCAAAGTCAACTTTCAGGCTTTGGTTTTTGTTCCTCATATCATATCTCTTGGGGATTCTCTTGTGAGTCGTCTCAGAAACTCTCGTAGTTCAAGTGATGAAGACGGCACCAACCACCTACAGAAAGTTACCGATGCTAAGGGATGGCAAGGGACTGGAAAGCTTGTCGTTCTCCATCTTCGTTTTGACAAG GACATGGCTGCCCACTCGGCATGCGACTTTGGTGGAGGCAAGGCTGAGAAGTTGGCTCTGGCCAAGTACCGGCAGGTTATTTGGCAGGGAAGGGTGTTAAATTCTCAATTCACCGATGAGGAGTTAAGGAGTCGAGGGCGGTGCCCATTGACTCCGGAAGAGATTGGATTACTGCTGGCAGCTTTGGGATTCGACAACAGTACTCGCTTGTATCTGGCTTCCCATAAG GTATACGGCGGGGAAGCTAGGATCTCAACGTTGCGGAGTTTGTTTCCTCTTATGGAAGACAAAAAGAGTCTGGCATCTTCAGAAGAAAGAGCTCAAATAAAAGGAAAGGCTTCATTATTAGCAGCAGTTGATTACTATGTCAGCATGCATAGTGATGTCTTCATTTCTGCTTCACCTGGAAATATGCATAATGCTATT GTAGGGCATCGAACATACGAAAACAAGAAGACAATAAGGCCTAACATGGCGCTGTTAGGCCAGCTTTTCTTGAACAAGAGCCTGACTTGGCCGGAGTTTGAAGAAGCTGTCATTGGAGGGCACAAGAACAGGCAAGGACAATTGAGACTACGCAAACCTACACAGTCCATATACACCTACCCTGCACCCGATTGCATGTGCAATGCTTGA